A DNA window from Primulina tabacum isolate GXHZ01 chromosome 12, ASM2559414v2, whole genome shotgun sequence contains the following coding sequences:
- the LOC142520569 gene encoding uncharacterized protein LOC142520569 isoform X2 has translation MNRLVYQQKALVGGCVTDDVICPKPRRIGGLPLHFHDTIKTHSRLLQIKNPPTDVYDAKAGTFLLDIIQSKVASSPPFFTGSPPRRASNPVILDEQFGNDDANPLSPALTRGGCAQGSFDSKPAPVRIEGFNCRESFSISAVA, from the exons ATGAATAGATTGGTGTACCAGCAGAAGGCTTTGGTTGGGGGATGTGTCACCGACGATGTGATTTGCCCGAAGCCCCGTAGAATCGGCGGCCTACCCCTTCACTTTCACGACACCATCAAAACTCACTCTCGGCTGCTGCAAATCAA GAATCCTCCTACAGATGTGTATGATGCTAAAGCGGGGACGTTTCTTCTAGATATTATTCAATCGAAG GTGGCTTCATCTCCACCATTTTTTACTGGTTCACCACCACGCAGGGCCTCAAACCCTGTTATCCTAGACGAGCAGTTTGGCAATGACGATGCCAACCCTTTATCCCCTGCACTCACGCGTGGAGGTTGTGCTCAGGGGAGTTTCGATAGCAAGCCAGCTCCAGTGAGGATAGAAGGGTTCAATTGTCGTGAAAGTTTTAGCATTTCTGCAGTAGCGTAG
- the LOC142520975 gene encoding NADH dehydrogenase [ubiquinone] 1 beta subcomplex subunit 10-B-like, with protein MGRKKGVMFTDDGAPDDFDPDNPYKDPVAMLEMREHLVREKWIDIEKAKILREKVKWCYRVEGVNHLQKCRHLVHQYLDATRGVGWGKDHRPHSLHGPKVEAAVE; from the exons ATGGGGAGGAAGAAGGGGGTGATGTTTACGGATGATGGGGCTCCGGATGACTTCGACCCGGATAACCCGTACAAGGATCCGGTGGCGATGCTGGAGATGAGGGAGCATCTGGTTAGGGAGAAGTGGATCGACATCGAGAAGGCCAAGATTCTGCGGGAGAAAGTCAAGTGGTGCTACCGCGTGGAGGGTGTAAACCACCTCCAGAAATGCCGGCACCTGGTCCACCAGTATCTCGACGCCACCCGCGGCGTTGGCTGGGGGAAGGATCATCGCCCTCACTCCCTCCACG GTCCTAAGGTGGAGGCAGCTGTGGAATAA
- the LOC142521010 gene encoding chaperonin 60 subunit alpha 2, chloroplastic-like: MLLTFSSQLILHNHPSFTGVNGKSNSCWLWSRHNLKQKPLVVKAGPKRVAFDRECREALLSGINKLADAVSVTLGPKGRNVILSDSETLKVVNDGVTIAKAIELADPIENIGALLLQEVAIKTNGSSGDGTTTSIILAREMIKSGLLAITSGANPVALRKGMEKTVKELVKSLKENSYAISRSEDIEAVASISAGNDEIIGKLIAEAMDKIGPDGLISVESSSSSDTSVIVEEGMKIDKGYMSPHFITNKDKSIVEFDNAKILVTDLKISDVREIVPLLEKATQLSVPLLIIAEDISRQVLEILVVNKMQGVLNAAAVKCPGFGEAKKAILQDIALMTGADFISGDLGLTLECATSDQLGVAQKVTITSNCTTIIADPSTKAEIQARILQIKKDLAETDSKYMAEKLSARIAKLCGGVAIIKVGAHTELELEDRKLRIEDAKSATFAAMAEGVVPGGGATYVHLSRKIPILKKFFEDPEEKFGADIVGMALLAPAKFIAANAGVDGDVVVEKILSSDSRVGYNAMNGKYENLIAAGVIDPCRVSRCALQNAVSIAGMILTTQAILVEKTRKTKPIVPHVPGISP, encoded by the exons ATGTTGCTTACGTTTTCTTCGCAGCTAATCTTGCACAATCATCCATCGTTTACT gGAGTCAATGGAAAATCAAATTCATGCTGGTTGTGGAGCAGACACAATTTGAAACAGAAGCCTTTGGTGGTGAAGGCAGGTCCAAAGAGAGTAGCTTTCGACAGAGAGTGTAGAGAAGCTTTGCTTTCGGGCATCAATAAGCTTGCTGATGCTGTATCGGTGACCCTGGGACCTAAAg GGCGAAATGTGATCCTTTCAGATTCTGAGACACTTAAAGTGGTTAACGACGGTGTTACTATTGCCAAAGCCATAGAACTCGCAGATCCTATTGAGAATATAGGAGCATTGCTTCTCCAAGAG GTTGCTATTAAAACAAACGGGTCATCTGGGGATGGCACAACGACTTCAATTATACTGGCTCGAGAAATGATTAAATCTGGGCTTCTAGCCATCACTTCTGGTGCCAACCCTGTAGCTTTGAGAAAAGGAATGGAGAAAACAGTGAAAGAATTGGTTAAAAGTTTGAAGGAAAATAGTTATGCTATAAGTCGAAGCGAAGACATTGAAG CTGTAGCTTCAATATCTGCGGGAAATGATGAAATTATTGGGAAGTTAATTGCTGAAGCGATGGATAAAATTGGTCCTGATGGATTAATATCTGTTGAATCTTCTTCATCATCCGACACATCAGTGATAGTTGAAGAAGGAATGAAG ATAGACAAAGGTTACATGTCTCCTCATTTCATCACCAACAAGGACAAATCTATAGTTGAATTTGACAATGCTAAAATTCTTGTGACTGATCTGAAGATATCTGATGTGAGAGAGATTGTTCCTTTGCTGGAAAAGGCCACACAGTTGAGTGTCCCTTTGCTGATAATTGCTGAAGACATTTCTCGACAAGTGCTGGAAATTCTAGTTGTCAATAAAATGCAAGGTGTGCTTAATGCTGCTGCGGTAAAATGTCCTGGTTTTGGAGAAGCAAAAAAAGCTATTTTGCAAGATATCGCACTTATGACAG GAGCTGATTTTATCTCTGGAGATTTGGGCCTTACTCTTGAATGTGCAACTTCCGATCAGCTTGGAGTCGCACAAAAAGTAACCATAACGAGCAATTGCACAACTATAATTGCTGACCCTTCTACTAAAGCTGAAATACAGGCAAGAATTTTACAGATAAAGAAGGATTTAGCTGAGACTGATAGCAAATATATGGCAGAAAAGCTCTCTGCAAGAATTGCAAAGCTCTGTGGTGGGGTCGCAATAATTAAGGTAGGAGCTCATACCGAGTTGGAACTTGAAGATCGGAAACTAAGAATTGAGGATGCAAAAAGTGCTACTTTTGCTGCCATGGCTGAAGGCGTTGTGCCTGGTGGTGGAGCAACCTATGTACATCTCTCTAGAAAAATACCTATACTGAAGAAGTTTTTTGAAGATCCAGAAGAGAAATTTGGTGCAGACATTGTTGGAATG GCCCTTCTTGCACCTGCAAAATTCATTGCAGCAAATGCAGGGGTTGATGGAGATGTAGTTGTAGAGAAAATTCTATCTTCTGACTCGAGAGTAGGGTATAATGCGATGAACGGGAAATATGAAAATCTGATAGCTGCTGGAGTTATTGATCCTTGCCGTGTTTCAAGATGTGCACTTCAGAATGCTGTCTCAATTGCTGGTATGATCCTTACCACTCAAGCCATTCTGGTGGAGAAAACAAGGAAAACAAAGCCAATTGTCCCTCATGTACCTGGAATATCGCCTTAA
- the LOC142520569 gene encoding uncharacterized protein LOC142520569 isoform X1, with the protein MNRLVYQQKALVGGCVTDDVICPKPRRIGGLPLHFHDTIKTHSRLLQIKNPPTDVYDAKAGTFLLDIIQSKASSGSEWSNFQVASSPPFFTGSPPRRASNPVILDEQFGNDDANPLSPALTRGGCAQGSFDSKPAPVRIEGFNCRESFSISAVA; encoded by the exons ATGAATAGATTGGTGTACCAGCAGAAGGCTTTGGTTGGGGGATGTGTCACCGACGATGTGATTTGCCCGAAGCCCCGTAGAATCGGCGGCCTACCCCTTCACTTTCACGACACCATCAAAACTCACTCTCGGCTGCTGCAAATCAA GAATCCTCCTACAGATGTGTATGATGCTAAAGCGGGGACGTTTCTTCTAGATATTATTCAATCGAAG GCGAGTTCTGGTTCTGAGTGGTCTAATTTTCAGGTGGCTTCATCTCCACCATTTTTTACTGGTTCACCACCACGCAGGGCCTCAAACCCTGTTATCCTAGACGAGCAGTTTGGCAATGACGATGCCAACCCTTTATCCCCTGCACTCACGCGTGGAGGTTGTGCTCAGGGGAGTTTCGATAGCAAGCCAGCTCCAGTGAGGATAGAAGGGTTCAATTGTCGTGAAAGTTTTAGCATTTCTGCAGTAGCGTAG
- the LOC142520928 gene encoding zinc finger protein CONSTANS-LIKE 16-like: MNYVDEFKAANAIGGKTARVCESCLRKRARWFCAADDAFLCQACDASVHSANQLASRHERVRLSTLSLKGDQVMDSSPAPAWHQGYTRKARTPRHAKSKQLQPPPNNPLPLVPEINGEDPFIEENEEQLLCRVPVFDPFLDELCTEETRNGSEEADYDQCDLNLAELLNCHIELDEFATNVESLLGEGAEEDSAGVNNDLDSKTVKVEDEEDVDEETQAAIACHFDPALDMEMNWDFDYASSIAGEDGEEMKKEAFIESKEYNFESDTQVKKMTLLSLNYEAVIADWATRGSPWTTGFRPDELNLDETMITSLDGDSYGGRWGRAHEIAEREARVSRYREKRRTRLFAKKIRYQVRKINAEKRPRMKGRFVKRASFLGSSFPAVPPYLMNK; the protein is encoded by the exons ATGAATTATGTTGATGAATTCAAAGCTGCGAACGCCATTGGAGGCAAGACTGCAAGAGTTTGTGAGAGTTGTTTGAGGAAGAGGGCTCGATGGTTTTGTGCTGCTGATGATGCTTTCCTATGCCAAGCCTGTGATGCTTCGGTGCATTCGGCTAACCAGTTGGCGAGTCGGCACGAAAGGGTTCGGCTCTCAACCTTGTCTTTAAAGGGTGACCAAGTGATGGATTCTTCTCCAGCACCAGCTTGGCATCAAGGGTACACTCGAAAGGCCAGGACGCCGCGGCATGCGAAGTCGAAGCAGCTGCAACCACCACCGAACAACCCTCTTCCGCTAGTTCCGGAGATTAATGGAGAAGACCCTTTTATTGAGGAGAATGAAGAGCAGCTACTTTGTAGGGTTCCCGTTTTCGACCCTTTTCTCGACGAGTTATGTACTGAAGAAACAAGGAACGGATCAGAAGAAGCCGACTATGATCAGTGTGACTTGAATCTTGCGGAGCTGCTGAATTGTCATATTGAGCTTGACGAGTTTGCTACAAATGTTGAGAGCTTACTAGGGGAAGGAGCCGAAGAAGATTCTGCTGGTGTAAACAATGATCTAGATTCGAAAACGGTGAAAGTCGAAGATGAAGAAGATGTCGATGAAGAAACTCAAGCAGCCATAGCATGCCACTTTGATCCAGCACTAGACATGGAAATGAATTGGGATTTTGATTATGCTTCTTCCATTGCTGGGGAAGATGGAGAAGAGATGAAAAAAGAAGCTTTTATCGAAAGCAAGGAGTATAACTTCGAAAGCGACACACAAGTAAAGAAGATGACGCTACTGAGCCTCAACTATGAAGCAGTAATAGCAGACTGGGCAACTCGAGGTTCTCCATGGACGACCGGATTTCGACCGGACGAGCTAAACCTCGATGAAACCATG ATCACAAGCTTGGATGGAGATTCATACGGAGGAAGGTGGGGAAGGGCACATGAAATCGCCGAAAGAGAAGCAAGAGTATCAAGATACAGGGAAAAGAGAAGAACAAGGCTATTCGCCAAGAAGATTAGGTACCAAGTTAGGAAAATAAATGCAGAGAAGAGACCAAGAATGAAAGGTCGATTTGTGAAGAGGGCAAGCTTTTTAGGGTCTTCTTTCCCAGCAGTGCCACCTTACCTcatgaataaataa
- the LOC142520570 gene encoding kinesin-like protein KIN-14C, giving the protein MDPIAKDYPRINRSTVSTNGDVFEPSSSNNAKQRGTLVEWLNCVLPDLNLPINASDEELRAFLVDGSVLCRVLNKLKPGSITEFGAPASTSQSRSENVERFLSAMDKLGLPRFQAADLEKGSMKIVLDCLLTLKTHFLPNLGRYNGSSQRDEPFRMLTSPTSASDSKFQRVLRSPIRAEPSAALINHVGHKFHEVFQLKQGSYTDIPAAKISEMMKSNSLDNAPTQSLLCVVNGILDESIERKNGEIPHRVACLLRKVVQEIERRISTQAEHLRTQNNLFKAREEKYQSRIRVLEALAAGTSEEIQSEKNNIEVKKKVEEQFVERLMKEKESYNQEIANLKEELEIARTKHEEEYNHEAMGLKQELEVAKRKYEEQTTDLKQELEVAKRKYEEQSLQSKSEATGSQQEFENRLKEAVSQLIESRNKAKELENKLRDAISEVTELRNKEKELENKLKEEVSHLTESRNKVKEIEAFSESKSQSWSKKEHVYYRFVEVQLGALRELRFASESIRQEIVGTQKSYTEDFSILGSRIKHMDDAAKNCYSLLAENRKMHNELQELKGNIRVYCRVRPFLPGQKQKQSTVEYIGENGEIVVSNPSKQGKEARRSFKFDKIYGPTATQAEVFADTQPLIQSVLDGYNVCILAYGQTGSGKTYTMTGPDGATEAEWGVNYRALNDLFRISQSRKNSYTYEISVQMVEIYNEQVRDLLSNDGSQKRLGILATTQPNGLAVPDASIHPVGKTSDVLDLMSTGLKNRARGATALNERSSRSHSVVSIHARGMDLKGNSSIRSSLHLVDLAGSERVDRSEVTGDRLKEAQHINKSLSALGDVIFALAQKNAHVPYRNSKLTQVLQSSLGGQAKTLMFVQLNPDIGSATESISTLKFAERVSGVELGAAKSSKDVRDVRDLMEQVSSLKDTIAEKDEEIERLQRLKDLKNMSTV; this is encoded by the exons ATGGATCCAATAGCAAAAGATTATCCTAGAATCAACAGATCAACCGTATCTACAAATGGTGATGTTTTCGAACCCTCTTCGAGTAACAACG CTAAGCAGCGGGGAACTTTGGTAGAATGGTTAAACTGTGTTCTTCCGGATTTGAATTTGCCAATCAATGCTTCAGATGAAGAACTACGCGCGTTCTTGGTGGATGGTTCTGTTTTGTGCCGAGTGCTGAACAAACTAAAACCTGGTTCTATAACTGAG TTCGGTGCTCCTGCAAGTACTTCACAATCCCGGTCTGAAAATGTCGAAAGATTTTTGTCGGCAATGGATAAATTGGGCTTGCCGAGGTTTCAAGCAGCAGACCTGGAGAAG GGATCTATGAAAATCGTATTGGACTGCCTACTAACACTAAAAACTCATTTTCTCCCAAATCTTGGGAGGTATAACGGAAGTTCTCAGAGGGATGAACCCTTTCGGATGCTTACTTCCCCAACTTCTGCATCAGACTCGAAATTTCAACGTGTCTTACGCAGCCCCATAAGGGCCG AGCCATCAGCTGCACTTATTAATCACGTTGGACATAAGTTTCACGAAGTATTTCAGCTTAAACAAGGATCTTACACAGATATTCCGGCTGCAAAGATTTCGGAAATGATGAAATCCAATAGCTTAGAT AATGCCCCGACACAGTCGCTATTATGTGTTGTAAACGGTATTTTAGACGAAAGTATTGAACGGAAGAATGGAGAAATACCTCAT CGTGTTGCCTGCCTATTGAGAAAAGTTGTCCAGGAGATAGAGCGACGGATATCCACTCAAGCAGAACATTTGCGCACG CAAAATAATCTTTTCAAGGCTCGCGAGGAGAAATACCAGTCAAGAATTAGAGTTCTTGAGGCGCTTGCGGCAGGAACTAGTGAAGAGATACAG AGTGAGAAGAACAACATAGAAGTGAAAAAGAAAGTAGAGGAGCAGTTTGTAGAGAGACtgatgaaagaaaaagaaagctaCAATCAAGAGATTGCAAATTTAAAAGAAGAACTCGAAATAGCTAGGACAAAACATGAAGAGGAATATAATCACGAGGCCATGGGTTTAAAACAAGAACTCGAAGTAGCTAAAAGAAAATATGAAGAGCAAACCACGGATTTAAAACAAGAACTCGAAGTAGCTAAAAGAAAATATGAAGAGCAATCCTTACAATCGAAATCCGAAGCAACAGGATCTCAACAGGAGTTTGAGAATAGACTAAAAGAAGCAGTAAGCCAGCTAATAGAGTCGAGGAATAAagccaaggagcttgagaataAACTGAGAGATGCAATAAGCGAGGTAACAGAGTTGAGGAATAAAGAGAAGGAGCTTGAGAATAAACTAAAAGAAGAAGTAAGCCATCTAACAGAGTCGAGGAATAAAGTGAAGGAGATTGAAGCATTTTCCGAGTCAAAATCTCAGAGTTGGAGCAAAAAAGAGCACGTTTACTATAGATTCGTGGAAGTTCAGCTTGGTGCTTTGCGG GAACTAAGGTTTGCATCTGAGTCGATCCGGCAAGAAATTGTTGGAACACAGAAAAGCTATACAGAAGACTTCAGTATTTTAG GATCAAGAATCAAGCATATGGATGATGCTGCAAAGAACTGTTATTCTCTCCTTGCTGAAAATCGAAAGATGCATAATGAACTACAAGAGCTCAAAG GGAATATCCGGGTGTACTGCCGTGTAAGGCCCTTTCTTCCAGGTCAGAAGCAGAAACAATCAACTGTTGAATACATTGGTGAAAATGGAGAGATAGTTGTTTCAAATCCATCTAAACAAGGGAAAGAAGCGCGACGTTCATTTAAGTTCGATAAAATATACGGTCCAACAGCAACACAAG CTGAAGTATTTGCAGATACTCAGCCGTTAATACAGTCTGTTTTGGATGGATATAACGTGTGTATACTTGCCTATGGTCAGACTGGTTCTGGGAAAACATATACCATG ACTGGCCCTGATGGAGCTACTGAAGCGGAATGGGGAGTCAATTACCGAGCTTTAAACGATCTTTTCCGTATTTCACAAAGTAGGAAGAATAGCTATACATATGAAATTTCTGTTCAGATGGTGGAAATATATAATGAACAAGTCCGTGATTTACTCTCAAATGATGGCTCCCAAAAAAG ACTTGGGATTTTAGCTACCACTCAACCCAATGGGCTTGCCGTCCCAGATGCTAGCATTCACCCAGTCGGCAAAACTTCAGATGTATTAGATCTTATGAGTACTGGACTAAAGAACAGAGCCAGAGGTGCCACAGCTTTAAATGAAAGAAGCAGTCGATCACACAG TGTTGTCTCTATTCATGCCCGAGGAATGGACTTGAAGGGTAATTCATCTATAAGAAGCAGCCTTCATTTAGTAGATCTAGCAGGAAGTGAGAGAGTAGACCGTTCAGAGGTAACAGGAGACAGACTGAAAGAAGCTCAACATATAAACAAATCTTTATCTGCTCTCGGAGATGTCATATTCGCTTTGGCACAAAAGAATGCTCATGTCCCTTACCGTAACAGCAAGCTCACTCAAGTGCTTCAGAGTTCATTAG GTGGTCAGGCAAAGACACTGATGTTTGTTCAGCTTAATCCTGATATTGGTTCCGCCACTGAATCAATTAGTACCTTAAAATTTGCCGAGAGGGTATCCGGAGTCGAGCTTGGTGCAGCAAAAAGCAGCAAAGATGTGAGGGATGTCAGGGATTTGATGGAACAG GTATCATCTTTGAAAGACACTATAGCCGAGAAAGATGAGGAGATTGAGAGGCTGCAGCGGCTTAAAGATCTCAAAAACATGTCGACTGTTTAG